Proteins encoded in a region of the Clostridium beijerinckii genome:
- a CDS encoding sensor histidine kinase, whose amino-acid sequence MDTKLKNSKKSYVTNLVTFIIFLIMSVGIFNIYPNMREWAKAEPKSPFEEDEFLRTIYKNDYVLYKDLVGQTNHEELSGDKIYISSYDTHNDTEENTIRNFNYELSEWKNNLNNNYKNLDYLVYSDDANITNTNNDLKELISDSEVNNLKNKYSWYMTVKYDNTGLMSISNIYGADANIVKNAFSGLNIREIWGYPRINDENVKFNPIKNVTFIYGIPKDLKYTDGLSRMIDESENQINIAAVVTILFGIVSIVLIFSLLIPYKNGKEVFGVKYFSKIPFEINCFIFGAGGIVLGFILGRTVVETLRNRFALDLIGSRMDKNLEGITMISVNIIMWMAAIYIIFAGVMLLKSIINFGVIKYLKENLLIIKIFRYIKKLFSNVFNYIGHIDLNDKSNKFIIKVIGVNLIIMLICCIFWFLGIVIALIYNIILFYSIRKQYGDIRNKFSILLNEADRIAGGDLEVEIEDDLGLFNPLKDRIEKIKDGLKKAVNEEVKSQRMKTELISNVSHDLKTPLTSIITYTDLLKKDNLTEEERKSYIDTIDKKSQRLKFLIEDLFEVSKATSGDIKLNLVNVDIVELMRQTQIELDDKIKDSKLILKNSYPASKVILNLDSQKTFRIFENLIINVVKYAMKGSRVYVDIIDHEKNVEITIKNMSAEELNFDPFDIVDRFQRGDKSRNTEGSGLGLAIAKSFVEVQGGTFNIEVDGDLFKVIIIFKK is encoded by the coding sequence TTGGATACAAAATTGAAAAACAGTAAAAAATCATATGTTACAAATTTAGTAACATTTATTATATTTTTAATAATGTCAGTAGGCATATTTAATATTTATCCTAACATGAGAGAATGGGCAAAAGCAGAGCCTAAATCTCCATTTGAAGAAGATGAGTTCTTAAGAACTATTTATAAAAATGATTATGTTTTATATAAAGATCTTGTAGGACAGACAAATCATGAAGAATTATCAGGTGATAAAATTTATATATCATCCTATGATACACATAATGATACTGAGGAAAATACTATTAGAAATTTTAACTATGAACTCAGTGAGTGGAAAAATAATTTGAATAATAACTATAAAAATCTTGATTATTTAGTGTATAGTGATGATGCAAATATTACAAATACAAATAATGATTTAAAGGAATTAATATCTGATAGTGAAGTTAATAATTTAAAGAATAAATATTCGTGGTACATGACCGTAAAATATGATAACACTGGATTAATGTCAATAAGTAATATTTACGGTGCTGATGCAAATATCGTAAAAAATGCATTTTCAGGTCTGAATATAAGAGAAATTTGGGGGTATCCTCGTATTAATGATGAGAATGTTAAATTTAATCCAATTAAAAATGTCACTTTCATTTATGGGATTCCTAAAGACCTTAAATATACAGATGGTTTAAGCAGAATGATAGATGAATCGGAAAATCAAATTAATATTGCAGCTGTAGTAACTATCCTCTTTGGAATAGTAAGTATTGTATTAATATTTAGTTTACTAATTCCTTATAAAAATGGGAAAGAAGTATTTGGAGTTAAATATTTCTCGAAAATTCCTTTTGAGATTAATTGCTTTATTTTTGGAGCAGGAGGAATTGTCCTCGGATTTATACTAGGGCGTACAGTCGTAGAAACCTTAAGAAATAGATTTGCTCTAGATTTAATTGGCTCAAGAATGGACAAAAATCTTGAAGGCATTACAATGATTTCTGTAAATATAATTATGTGGATGGCAGCTATATATATTATATTTGCAGGTGTTATGTTATTAAAAAGCATAATAAATTTTGGAGTAATTAAATACTTAAAAGAAAACTTATTAATAATTAAGATTTTTAGGTATATTAAAAAGCTATTCAGTAATGTATTTAATTATATAGGGCATATAGATTTAAATGACAAGTCTAATAAGTTCATTATAAAAGTTATTGGCGTAAATTTGATAATAATGTTAATCTGCTGTATTTTCTGGTTTTTGGGAATAGTAATAGCGTTAATTTATAATATAATATTATTTTATTCAATTAGAAAACAATATGGAGATATAAGGAATAAGTTTAGTATACTTTTAAATGAAGCAGATAGAATTGCTGGTGGTGATCTAGAAGTAGAAATAGAGGATGATTTAGGATTATTCAATCCACTAAAAGATAGAATTGAAAAAATAAAAGATGGTTTGAAAAAAGCGGTAAATGAAGAGGTTAAAAGTCAGAGAATGAAGACGGAACTTATTTCAAATGTTTCTCATGATTTAAAAACACCCCTTACTTCAATAATAACTTATACTGATTTATTAAAAAAAGATAATTTAACTGAAGAAGAAAGAAAATCGTATATTGATACAATTGATAAAAAATCACAAAGATTGAAATTCCTAATTGAAGACTTGTTTGAAGTAAGTAAGGCTACTAGTGGAGATATTAAGCTAAACTTAGTGAATGTAGATATTGTGGAATTAATGAGACAAACGCAAATTGAACTAGATGATAAAATAAAGGATTCAAAGTTAATATTAAAAAATAGTTACCCTGCAAGTAAAGTGATATTAAATCTTGATAGCCAAAAAACCTTTAGAATTTTTGAAAATCTAATAATAAATGTAGTCAAATATGCTATGAAGGGATCAAGAGTATATGTAGACATAATAGATCATGAGAAGAATGTAGAGATTACAATAAAAAATATGTCTGCAGAAGAGTTGAACTTTGATCCATTTGACATTGTAGATAGATTCCAAAGAGGAGATAAATCAAGGAATACAGAAGGATCTGGTCTTGGTCTTGCAATTGCAAAGAGTTTTGTGGAAGTCCAAGGTGGAACTTTTAATATTGAAGTTGACGGTGATTTATTTAAAGTAATTATTATATTTAAAAAATAA
- a CDS encoding response regulator transcription factor: protein MNFYNVLIVEDEKEICDGIEIYLKNQGYNVYRASNGIEGLEIIENQTLHLAIVDIMMPKMDGITMVMKLRENYDFPVIMLTAKSEEMDKILGLNIGADDYVTKPFNPMELIARVNSQLRRYSKYLSVVSGAEQKSNVFSIGGLELNTDTKEVILDGELIKVTPIEFKILQLLMKNPGRVFSAEEIYEKVWNEEAINTDTVMVHVRNIREKIEIDTKNPKYLKVVWGVGYKIEKQ from the coding sequence ATGAATTTTTATAATGTTTTAATAGTTGAAGATGAAAAAGAAATATGTGATGGAATAGAGATATACTTGAAAAACCAAGGCTACAATGTTTATAGAGCAAGCAATGGAATAGAAGGATTGGAGATAATAGAAAATCAAACTTTGCATTTAGCAATAGTTGACATAATGATGCCAAAGATGGATGGAATAACAATGGTGATGAAACTCCGTGAGAATTATGATTTTCCTGTAATAATGCTTACTGCAAAATCAGAGGAGATGGATAAAATTCTAGGTCTTAATATTGGAGCGGATGATTATGTAACTAAGCCATTTAATCCAATGGAGTTGATAGCTAGAGTCAATTCGCAGCTTAGAAGATATTCAAAATATTTAAGTGTTGTAAGTGGAGCTGAACAAAAAAGTAATGTATTTTCAATTGGTGGTTTAGAGTTAAACACTGATACAAAAGAAGTGATTCTTGATGGAGAATTAATAAAAGTTACACCAATAGAATTTAAAATATTACAATTGTTAATGAAAAATCCAGGAAGAGTTTTTTCAGCGGAAGAAATATATGAAAAAGTGTGGAATGAGGAAGCCATAAATACTGATACAGTAATGGTTCACGTCAGGAATATAAGAGAAAAAATAGAGATTGATACAAAAAATCCAAAATATTTAAAGGTGGTATGGGGAGTTGGATACAAAATTGAAAAACAGTAA
- a CDS encoding collagen-like protein, whose product MINKNGYYNEHGQYVNPPNKFNCESRCRDDRICCCCCCRCGPGLPGPIGPTGATGAIGATGVTGPIGPTGVTGAIGATGVTGPIGPTGATGAIGATGVTGPIGPTGVTGAIGATGVTGPIGPTGATGAIGATGVTGPIGPTGATGAIGATGVTGPIGPTGATGAIGATGVTGPIGPTGVTGAIGATGVTGPIGPTGATGAIGATGVTGPIGPTGVTGAIGATGVTGPIGPTGATGAIGATGVTGPIGPTGATGAIGATGVTGPIGPTGVTGAIGATGVTGPIGPTGATGPGGSTIYLGTDQSLGNNDFLGLGTSSPSFIRNTLVVPQNATLIGIVLSVRTEPLAVGDTVSARIIRSTDCGNTTVDTGIIATVTGPSSAAAPNCCAVSVSPPVAVNRCDLLAVQITRTGNLSALANGAAATIIFSIP is encoded by the coding sequence ATGATTAACAAAAATGGGTATTACAATGAACATGGACAATATGTAAATCCTCCAAATAAATTTAATTGTGAATCCCGTTGTAGAGATGATAGAATATGTTGTTGCTGCTGTTGTAGATGTGGTCCAGGTTTACCTGGTCCAATAGGACCAACAGGGGCAACTGGAGCAATAGGTGCAACAGGAGTAACAGGTCCAATCGGGCCAACAGGAGTAACTGGAGCAATTGGAGCAACAGGAGTAACAGGTCCAATCGGGCCAACAGGAGCAACTGGGGCAATTGGAGCAACAGGAGTAACAGGTCCAATCGGACCAACAGGAGTAACTGGGGCAATAGGTGCAACAGGAGTAACAGGTCCAATCGGGCCAACAGGAGCAACTGGGGCAATAGGTGCAACAGGAGTAACAGGTCCAATCGGACCAACAGGAGCAACTGGGGCAATAGGTGCAACAGGAGTAACAGGTCCAATCGGACCAACAGGAGCAACTGGGGCAATAGGTGCAACAGGAGTAACAGGTCCAATCGGGCCAACAGGAGTAACTGGAGCAATAGGTGCAACAGGAGTAACAGGTCCAATCGGGCCAACAGGAGCAACTGGAGCAATAGGTGCAACAGGAGTAACAGGTCCAATAGGACCAACAGGAGTAACTGGGGCAATAGGTGCAACAGGAGTAACAGGTCCAATAGGACCAACAGGAGCAACTGGGGCAATAGGTGCAACAGGAGTAACAGGTCCAATAGGACCAACAGGAGCAACTGGAGCAATAGGTGCAACAGGAGTAACAGGTCCAATCGGACCAACAGGAGTAACTGGGGCAATAGGTGCAACAGGAGTAACAGGTCCAATAGGACCAACAGGAGCAACTGGACCAGGTGGAAGTACTATTTATTTAGGTACAGACCAGTCACTTGGAAACAATGATTTCTTAGGGTTAGGTACTTCATCACCAAGTTTTATTAGAAACACCTTAGTAGTACCGCAAAATGCAACTCTTATAGGGATAGTTTTAAGTGTTAGAACAGAACCATTAGCAGTAGGAGATACAGTAAGTGCTAGGATAATTAGAAGTACAGATTGTGGAAATACTACGGTAGATACTGGAATTATCGCAACTGTAACTGGTCCTAGTAGCGCAGCAGCTCCAAATTGTTGTGCAGTATCAGTAAGTCCTCCAGTTGCAGTTAATAGATGCGATTTGTTAGCAGTTCAAATTACACGTACTGGAAATCTTAGTGCATTAGCAAATGGTGCTGCAGCAACTATTATATTTAGTATTCCTTAA
- a CDS encoding HD domain-containing phosphohydrolase, with amino-acid sequence MKENLEVTLKQMIHIIHRAINSVDKRLLNHGERVAYIMLNLLKAKGNYNNEDMLKICVISIFHDIGAYKVAERDKLVDIDVKTPFDHAIYGSLFIKYFSPLPNLYNIVLSHHFTCRYFKDKHMDILSKEGMILSFADYIDRMYLSKKELTKDFIRNHAEEYSNEYIELLLEADRKFNFIEKLIDKTYVEELYDFFCTRILTRDEVVSYSKMLAYSIDFRSEATVKHTILVEAVSYQIAKLCGLDEKTLSKIKMAAALHDIGKIAIPVEILEKPGKLIDEEFEIMKSHAIIGYKILSDLNIDEIRDLGTFHHEKLDGEGYPFGLKGDQLTKEMRIVAIGDITSALLGVRSYKEEFSKDRIIKILNNMAKDNKIDLHITNLLIDNYDFIIDEAKKQASDLMAKYLNITTEYKQLLKKFS; translated from the coding sequence ATGAAGGAAAATTTGGAAGTTACATTAAAGCAAATGATTCATATCATTCATAGAGCTATTAATTCTGTAGACAAAAGGCTTTTGAATCATGGAGAGAGAGTTGCATATATAATGTTAAATTTATTAAAAGCAAAAGGAAATTATAATAATGAAGATATGCTTAAAATTTGTGTCATATCAATTTTTCACGATATTGGTGCATATAAGGTTGCGGAAAGAGATAAGCTTGTTGATATTGACGTAAAAACTCCATTTGATCATGCTATCTATGGTTCATTATTTATAAAATATTTTTCTCCTCTGCCTAATTTATATAACATAGTTCTAAGCCATCATTTTACTTGTAGGTATTTTAAGGACAAGCACATGGATATTCTATCTAAAGAAGGAATGATATTAAGTTTTGCCGATTATATTGATAGAATGTATTTATCAAAAAAAGAATTAACGAAAGATTTTATTAGAAATCATGCAGAAGAATATTCAAATGAGTATATAGAATTATTGCTGGAAGCAGATAGAAAATTTAATTTTATTGAAAAGCTAATAGATAAAACTTATGTTGAGGAGCTGTATGATTTTTTTTGTACTAGAATACTTACAAGAGATGAAGTTGTATCATATAGTAAAATGTTAGCTTATTCAATTGATTTTAGAAGTGAGGCGACAGTCAAACATACTATATTAGTAGAAGCTGTAAGCTATCAAATTGCAAAGCTGTGTGGGTTAGATGAGAAAACTTTATCAAAAATTAAAATGGCAGCTGCGCTTCATGATATAGGAAAGATTGCTATTCCAGTAGAAATCTTAGAAAAGCCAGGTAAACTTATAGACGAAGAGTTTGAAATTATGAAAAGCCATGCTATTATAGGATATAAGATTTTAAGTGATTTAAATATAGATGAAATAAGAGATTTAGGAACATTTCATCATGAGAAGTTAGATGGTGAGGGTTATCCTTTTGGACTAAAAGGAGATCAGTTAACTAAAGAAATGAGAATAGTAGCAATAGGTGATATTACTAGTGCATTGTTAGGAGTAAGAAGCTATAAGGAGGAGTTTAGTAAAGATAGAATAATAAAAATTTTAAATAACATGGCTAAGGATAATAAAATTGATTTACATATTACTAATTTGCTTATAGATAATTATGATTTTATAATTGATGAGGCAAAAAAGCAGGCTAGTGATTTAATGGCAAAATATTTGAATATAACGACTGAATATAAACAATTATTAAAAAAATTTTCGTAA
- a CDS encoding endonuclease MutS2 codes for MNNATLEKLNYKELKDIIKSYCVSNLGKKLIDKLVPSNNIKQVRRMIKETSEGRRLIDASYHMPLEGVFDISPLIEKIEKGGVLEPSEVITVGDFLRGCRKVKAFVKDKEGYAETLSAYGENITDLKYIEDEINMAIRGTIVDSNATKELKKIRRSIELCEEKIKEKIEKFIKNPSNKEYMQEFFVSIRNGRYTVPIKAAYKNHIQGTIVEASSKGTTVFMEPASVSKYTTELIALKAEESVEEYKILSTLSEMIFQKHQEIKINIEVISEYDMILAKAKYSKEISGIEPKLNDYGYIKIVKGRYPLIKECVPLDFEIGNKYRSLIITGPNAGGKTVVLKSVGLLTLAALSGFHISAHENTEIAVFDDIFVDIGDNQSIENALSTFSSHVKNLAEILKESSRNSLLLFDEIGSGTEPNEGAALAIAILEEFYHKGCITVASTHYGEIKNFSQNHPDFENAAMEFKRDTLEPLYKLHIGKSGDSNALYISRKMGISDNIIERSRKYIQTKDYNYDLVKESKISKREIEESETHEYIYKVGDKVLLLDKGSSGIVYKEIDRLNNITVLFNNEFIEVNYKRIKLEISAEELYPKDYDMSQLFSSYKERKLNRDIERGSKKGLKKFRKQEGI; via the coding sequence ATGAATAATGCCACATTAGAAAAATTAAATTATAAAGAATTAAAAGACATTATAAAATCATATTGCGTAAGTAATTTAGGGAAAAAGTTAATTGATAAATTAGTTCCAAGTAATAATATAAAACAAGTAAGAAGAATGATTAAAGAAACTTCCGAGGGGAGAAGGCTAATAGATGCATCTTACCATATGCCTCTTGAAGGAGTTTTTGATATATCTCCATTAATTGAAAAAATAGAAAAAGGTGGGGTTTTGGAGCCATCAGAAGTGATTACAGTAGGAGATTTTCTTAGAGGATGTAGAAAAGTAAAAGCGTTCGTTAAAGATAAAGAAGGATATGCAGAAACCTTAAGTGCATATGGAGAAAATATTACAGATTTAAAATATATTGAGGATGAAATAAATATGGCTATTAGAGGAACCATTGTTGATTCTAATGCTACAAAAGAACTTAAAAAAATTCGTAGAAGCATTGAGCTCTGTGAAGAAAAAATAAAAGAAAAGATAGAGAAATTTATTAAGAATCCAAGCAATAAAGAGTATATGCAAGAATTTTTTGTTAGTATAAGGAATGGAAGATATACGGTTCCTATTAAAGCTGCTTATAAAAATCATATACAAGGTACTATAGTTGAAGCTTCTTCAAAAGGCACTACAGTGTTTATGGAACCAGCTTCAGTCTCAAAATATACAACTGAATTAATAGCTTTAAAGGCTGAAGAGAGTGTTGAAGAATACAAAATATTATCTACCTTAAGTGAAATGATTTTTCAAAAGCATCAAGAAATAAAAATAAATATCGAAGTTATTTCAGAGTATGACATGATACTTGCAAAAGCAAAATATAGCAAGGAAATAAGCGGAATTGAGCCAAAACTCAATGATTATGGTTATATAAAAATAGTAAAGGGAAGATATCCATTAATTAAAGAGTGCGTTCCACTGGATTTTGAAATAGGAAATAAATATAGAAGCTTAATAATAACTGGTCCAAATGCAGGCGGAAAGACAGTTGTATTAAAAAGCGTTGGATTACTTACTTTAGCAGCATTAAGTGGATTTCATATAAGTGCACATGAAAATACTGAGATTGCAGTATTTGATGATATTTTTGTTGATATTGGTGATAATCAAAGTATAGAAAATGCTTTAAGTACATTTTCTTCTCATGTAAAAAATTTAGCAGAGATTTTAAAAGAAAGTAGCAGAAATTCACTATTACTTTTTGATGAAATTGGAAGTGGCACAGAACCAAATGAAGGAGCTGCACTTGCTATTGCAATTTTAGAAGAATTTTATCATAAGGGATGTATTACAGTAGCAAGTACTCATTATGGGGAAATTAAAAATTTTTCGCAAAATCATCCAGACTTCGAAAATGCAGCTATGGAATTTAAAAGAGACACTTTGGAGCCATTATATAAACTTCATATAGGAAAAAGTGGAGACAGCAATGCCTTATATATATCAAGAAAAATGGGTATTAGTGATAATATAATTGAAAGAAGTAGAAAATATATTCAAACGAAAGACTATAATTATGATTTAGTAAAAGAAAGTAAAATTTCTAAAAGAGAAATAGAAGAATCCGAAACTCATGAGTATATTTATAAAGTTGGAGATAAAGTATTACTGTTAGATAAAGGTTCAAGTGGAATTGTCTATAAAGAAATTGATAGATTAAATAATATAACTGTTTTATTTAATAATGAATTTATAGAAGTAAACTATAAAAGAATTAAACTCGAAATTAGCGCAGAAGAATTATATCCTAAAGATTATGATATGAGCCAGCTATTTTCAAGTTATAAGGAAAGAAAACTTAATAGAGATATTGAAAGAGGATCTAAAAAAGGACTCAAAAAATTTAGAAAACAGGAAGGTATATAG
- a CDS encoding DUF1883 domain-containing protein: MKYSYEEGNFRKGDILSITIDRKVNIYLLDGDNFTRYRNNNSFKYYGGPVDSSPYNITVPSSGHWYIVIDLGGGAGILNYSIKVFR; this comes from the coding sequence ATGAAATATTCATATGAAGAAGGTAACTTTAGAAAAGGAGATATACTAAGTATTACTATTGATAGAAAGGTAAATATTTATTTATTAGATGGTGATAATTTTACTAGGTATAGAAATAATAATAGTTTTAAATACTATGGCGGTCCAGTTGATAGCTCGCCTTATAACATTACAGTTCCGAGTTCTGGTCACTGGTATATTGTTATAGATTTAGGCGGAGGGGCAGGAATTCTAAACTATTCCATAAAAGTATTTAGATAA
- a CDS encoding IMP dehydrogenase, which produces MAYYFNEPSHTFGEYLLVPGYSSVDCIPQNVSLKTPLVKFKKGEESPLSINIPLVSAIMQSVSDDKMAVALAKEGGVSFVYGSQSIENEAAMVARVKNYKSGFVTSDSNIKPDTTLEEVVEIKERTGHSTMAVTEDGTPNGKLLGIVTSRDYRITRMDLSTKVSEFMTPFSELIYADANISLKEANNIIWDNKLNMLPLVDKDQKLKYMVFRKDYSANKENSNELIDSQKRYIVGAGINTRDYAERVPALIEAGADVLCIDSSEGFSEWQRITIDYIHKNFGENIKVGAGNVVDRDGFMFLAEAGADFVKVGIGGGSICITREQKGIGRGQATSLIDVVKARDEYFEKTGVYIPVCSDGGIVHDYHITLALAMGADFIMLGRYFSRFDESPTNKVNINGNYMKEYWGEGSNRARNWQRYDLGGDKKLSFEEGVDSYVPYAGSLKDNVSITLNKVRSTMCNCGALTIPELQKNAKITLVSATSIVEGSSHDVMLKDNHYNAQQ; this is translated from the coding sequence ATGGCATATTATTTTAATGAACCATCCCATACTTTTGGAGAATATTTATTAGTACCAGGTTACTCTTCAGTAGACTGCATACCACAAAATGTAAGTTTGAAAACACCTCTTGTTAAGTTTAAAAAAGGTGAAGAATCACCATTAAGCATTAATATACCTTTAGTTTCGGCGATAATGCAGTCCGTATCAGATGATAAGATGGCAGTAGCTTTAGCAAAAGAAGGCGGAGTTTCATTCGTATATGGATCTCAGTCAATTGAAAATGAAGCTGCTATGGTTGCAAGAGTTAAGAACTATAAGTCAGGCTTTGTTACTAGTGATTCTAACATCAAACCTGATACTACTTTAGAAGAAGTTGTAGAAATAAAAGAGAGAACAGGACATTCTACTATGGCAGTTACTGAAGATGGGACTCCAAATGGAAAACTTCTTGGAATTGTAACAAGTAGAGATTATAGAATAACTAGAATGGATTTAAGTACTAAGGTTTCGGAATTTATGACACCTTTCAGTGAACTTATATATGCTGATGCTAATATAAGTTTGAAAGAAGCAAACAACATTATTTGGGATAATAAATTAAATATGCTGCCATTAGTTGATAAAGATCAAAAGTTAAAATACATGGTATTCCGTAAAGATTATTCAGCTAATAAGGAGAATTCAAATGAACTTATTGATTCTCAAAAAAGATACATAGTTGGGGCAGGTATTAATACTAGAGATTATGCTGAAAGAGTACCAGCATTAATAGAGGCTGGAGCAGATGTATTATGTATTGATTCATCTGAGGGATTTTCAGAATGGCAAAGAATAACAATTGATTATATACATAAGAATTTTGGAGAAAATATAAAAGTCGGAGCTGGAAATGTTGTTGATAGAGACGGGTTCATGTTTTTAGCAGAAGCAGGAGCAGACTTTGTTAAAGTTGGAATAGGCGGTGGATCTATCTGCATAACTCGTGAACAAAAGGGTATAGGCAGAGGGCAGGCAACGTCTCTTATTGATGTAGTTAAAGCTAGAGACGAATATTTTGAAAAGACAGGAGTTTATATTCCAGTATGCTCTGATGGAGGTATTGTCCATGATTACCATATTACATTAGCATTGGCTATGGGTGCAGACTTTATTATGTTAGGAAGATATTTCTCTAGATTTGATGAAAGTCCAACTAATAAAGTAAATATAAATGGAAACTACATGAAAGAGTATTGGGGCGAAGGCTCTAATAGGGCAAGAAATTGGCAAAGATATGACCTTGGTGGAGATAAGAAATTATCTTTTGAGGAAGGTGTTGATTCATATGTTCCATACGCTGGAAGTTTAAAAGATAATGTAAGTATAACACTTAACAAAGTTCGTTCTACAATGTGTAACTGTGGTGCTCTTACTATTCCAGAACTTCAAAAGAATGCAAAAATAACATTAGTTTCTGCAACAAGTATTGTAGAAGGAAGTTCTCATGATGTAATGTTAAAAGATAATCACTATAATGCTCAACAGTAA
- a CDS encoding DUF6518 family protein — MKINIYLHCLLSILLGTIIGILTIFGQGQLKGNWNSLANLGTVWLVPAFFISSIANKKRFSVTSCSLCLIGEVMGYYYFHSLINQYNFSVGYFTLIWLGCAIVGGIIFGLAGYLWYHKDEKFHELGSALLSGVFLTDGLNMFIHIDDYRHMITVAIVEIVFGLLLIIILEKNMHERLRCCIFLIPVIILGLIGYTILYYLTI; from the coding sequence ATGAAAATTAATATCTATTTACATTGTTTATTATCCATACTTCTTGGTACAATAATAGGCATATTGACTATATTTGGACAAGGTCAATTAAAAGGTAATTGGAATTCCCTGGCTAATCTTGGGACAGTTTGGTTAGTTCCTGCCTTTTTTATAAGTTCTATTGCAAATAAAAAAAGGTTTTCTGTGACATCTTGTTCGTTATGTTTAATAGGAGAGGTTATGGGATACTATTATTTTCATTCATTGATAAATCAATATAATTTTTCTGTTGGCTATTTCACGTTAATTTGGCTTGGGTGCGCTATAGTTGGTGGTATTATCTTTGGATTGGCAGGGTATCTATGGTATCATAAAGATGAAAAATTTCATGAATTAGGCAGTGCTTTATTATCTGGTGTTTTTTTAACAGATGGTCTAAACATGTTTATACATATAGATGATTATAGACATATGATAACTGTGGCTATTGTAGAAATAGTTTTTGGCTTATTATTAATAATTATTTTAGAAAAAAATATGCATGAGAGACTTCGTTGTTGTATTTTTCTTATACCAGTTATTATTTTAGGATTAATAGGATACACAATATTATATTATCTAACAATATAA